The Aeoliella mucimassa genome includes the window AAGCTGGTCGAGATTCGGCGTATGGACTTCGGAGTTGCCTTCGTAGCCGAGGTCGGTCCAGGTGAGGTCGTCGGCCACGATCAACAAAAAGTTGGGGCGATCACCCGCGGTGGCCACAGGTGCCACCCAGGCGAGTGAAGCGAGGGGCAATACCAACAGAATAAGAATAATGCCGAGCTTGCATGACCGATGGGTTGGCATCGAAGTGGATCCTGTAGAATAAGGTTACTCGGTTCGAGTCGGTTGATCCGCACCAGCGTCTTGCGGGAGCGTTGCGTTCCAGTCCATCGCCGCTTTTTGCAGCGACTGAGCTACGTCGGGGTAGCCGCTGGCCAGATCGGTGGTTTCCGACTCGTCGTTATCCATGTTGTAAAGCTGTGGTAGGCTACCATCGTAGTTGACGTAGAACTTCCACTTGCCCGAGCGCACGGAGAGATCGGGATTGTCTTCCTGAAAGCCTTGGCTAAAGCCAGGGCGATCGGGCGGGCGTCGCCAGAAGATCGGTGCTTGTCGACTTTGGTTCGACTTGCCGAGTAGCGTGTCGGCCAGTGGTTCGCCGTCGAGCTGGGTGTCGGCCGGGGGATTGATGCCGGCAATCTGGTAGAGCGAGCGATTCAGATCGATCGCGCTGAACATCGATTGTTTGTTTATCTGCCCCACGCGATCGGTATTGATCAGCCCTGGCCCCCATACGATCAGCGGCGAGCGAACCCCTCCTTCGTAGAGCCAGGTTTTGGCCCCTCGCAGTGGCTTGCAGGTCCCCGCGCCGAACTCGGGGCCGTTGTCGGAGCAGAACACGATAAGCGTGTTGTTGCGAAGCTGCTCGTCGCTACGAATCCGCTCGAATAATGGACCGAGTTGGCGATCCATGTTGTCGAGCACCGCTTGATAAAGTCCCGGTTTGGTATCGGCCCAGTCTTCGACCGGCGGGAAGAACGGAGAGTGCACATCGTCGGGCCAGACGTTCACATAGAATGGCACCCCACGGCGTTGGCTTTCGTCGATGAACGAGATGGCCGTCTGGACAAAGCCACCGGTGATCTGCGATCGCAACTTCCAGACCGGAGGGCCACCCAGGCGGACAGCTCCTTCCCAAATCTTACGTGGTTCAGGCCATTCTGGAGTCATGGCGAGCGGCAACAGCTTGGGACCCATGCCTTCGAAGTTGGTGAGGCTTTGGTCGAACCCATAGTCGGTGATCGGGGGAGCGTCGTCGACGTCGCGCTGCCCCCCCATGTGCCATTTGCCAAAGTGCCCGGTCGCGTAGCCAGCTTGGTGAAGCTCGCGAGCGAGAATCGGAGCTTTGGGATCGAGCCATTGAGCGACTTTGCGATTGTCGTTGCTCTGCCGGTTGTCGAGGTACGAAGTGATTTGCCATCGCTGCGGGTACTGGCCGGTGGTAATGGCCACCCGCGAGGGAGAGCAGATCGGCGAGTTCACGTAAAAGTGGTTGAAGCGAATGCCTTCAGCGGCAAGTTGGTCGATATTCTCGGTGGTGGGTCCCTCGCCGCCGAAGCAGGAGAGATCGGACCAGCCCATGTCGTCGATGAACACCAGCACGATATTCGGCGGAGTCGTCTCCGCGGCCGACAGCACCCTCGGCATCAGCACGGCCAGGACTACAAGGAACATCAGACGTCGAATGGTGCAAATCACGCTCAAGTATCCTTTTCCCCTTGCTCTTAGGGGAATTGTGGTGGTGCCAGGCTTGGCATCACTAGTCTGTCAAAACTCTTAAAACGCCCGGTAGTTTGACTGTCCAGCGTTTTCTGTGAAGCACCCCATCGTAGTACGGGGATGGCTGCAATGAAAATGGCGAACCGCGGCATTGCCGGTTGAGTGGCAATGCCGCGGTCGTTGGTCTTGCAGCTAAGGTTGCAGCTGGTAGGCATGGCTTCGGCCCATCACGCGAACCAGCGCGGCTGCATTACTTCTCATCGGCCGGTACTTCGTACAACGGCTGATGCAGTTTCGCCAGATCCTCGGCTGGCAACTTGATGACCTTGCGGTCGTAAGTCATCAGGCCGTTGATCTCGCCTTCGACGTCGGTGGTCTGGGTGTAAACACCAGCGGCGATGCCTTGCAGACGGAGCGAGTTCAGACGCTCGATCGAAGTCTCGTAGCGCTGCTTGTACTCCTCTTTCGTCTGCGGCAGGTCGCCGTAGCCCCAGTTGCGGGTCTCGGGGTTCCAGAGGTGCTCCTTGATGGGATACCCATGGCCGCCGAACTCGCCAACCACTTTGATGAAGCCATCGAAGCGGCCCCCTTCTCCTCGTTCGAAGGGGAATCCAGGGTGCGGATACTGGTGGGCGTCGACCACATCGCCGACTGGCCAGAAGTTACCGCCGCTGGCGATGTTCACCAGGCGCGAAGGATCGCGTTCGACAGTCCACTTGCCGACTTCCATCGTGCGGTGCTGGCCCCATGCTTCGTTGAACGGAACCCAGACCACGATCGAGGGATGGTTCTCAAGCGTATCGATCATCCGCTCGAGTTCTACCATGTACTGCTCGTGGGCGCTGTCGGGCCACTGGGCGTCTTCGGGATTCGGAGCCAAGCGGGTCCAAGCGGGACCCTTACCGGCACTCACCTGATCTTGCCAGAGCATGATGCCGAGCTTGTCGCAGTGATAGTAGTACCGACGAGGTTCGACCTTGATGTGCTTGCGAATCATGTTGAAACCGGCCGCTTTGAGGTACTCGATGTCGCTGGCCATCGCTTCGTCCGAAGGAGGAGTCAGCAACCCATCGGGCCACCAACCTTGATCGAGCGGACCGAAGTGAAAGATGGTCTTCCCATTCAGCGTGAACCGCAAGTTACCATCTTTATCGGTGACCTTACCCACGGTGCGAATACCAGCGTACGACTTCACCGAATCCGCCGACGAGCCATCGGCAGCGAGCGTACTAACTTCCAGCGTGTAGAGATGCGGTGAGTCGGGCGACCAGAGCTTGGCGTTTTCGATCGTAAGTTCGATGCTGTCTTGATCGCTCATTTGCTCGGCGACCACTTGCTCGCCATCCTTCACCACGACCTTTACCTTGGCTCCCTCGGCTGCCCCCTTCAGGGTGGGACGCACGGTGATGCTGCCATTCTCGGCGTCGGTCGCGATCTTCAGCTTCTCGATGTAGCTGGCAGGAACCTGCTCGAGCCACACGGTTTGCCAGATGCCCGAGACGCGGGTGTACCAGATGCCGCCGGCGTTGAACACTTGCTTGCCTCGAAGCTGATACTCTTGGGTGTTGTCTTCCACACGCACGATAAGTTCGTTCTCGCCAGCTTTCACTTCGTCGGTGATGTCGAAAGCGAAGGGAGTGTTACCCCCTTTGTGAGTGCCGACCGAAGAGCCGTTGACGAATACTTCGCATTCGTAGTCGACCGCTTCAAAGTTCAGCAAGGTTCGCTCGTTCTCCACAGGAGTCGCGGTGAACGTGCGGTGGTACCACAAGGCGTCCTTCGGGGTGAGCAGTCGCTGCACCCCACCGAGTCGGGATTCCAGGCAATAAGGCACTAGGATCTCGCCGTCCCATTTCTTGGGAGCGTTCTTGCGGGTTTCGAGCCGGACCGCGTAGTCCCATTTGCCATTCAGGTTTTGCCAATTGCTGCGTTCCAGTTGCGGGCGAGGATACTCGGTCCATGCGTTCTCGGCAGTGACCTCCTCGCCCCATTTGGTAATGAGCTCCGAGGCGAATGGCTTCTTCACTTCGCGTTCATTCGCTTCTTGCGCGTTGGCCGGAGCCATCGGCAGGCTGCAGCAAAAACAAATTGCTGCCAGGCAACTGCCAAGGCGAAATGGTTTCGAGTGGAAACGTCCAAGCAGGTAATCACTCATCATTTGTTCTCGGGGATTTGTGGAAAGGAAGACGATAATTACGGCCGAGCCAGGCTCGTTAAATCGATCGCGATATCACGATCGCAGGTCAGCTGCCCCTGTTCGAGGCTCAACTCGGCCATTTGCAAATAACTGATTTTCTGGTGCGGAGTCCGCTCTTCGGGCGGTGGGGTTGGGTACGGACGATTCGGTTCGGTGTGATAGAAAACGAACGCCCGCTCGCCGACGACCGCCACACTAGGGTGACGCGCGCGGCTGTTATCTTGCAAGCCGGTACCTGGTTCGAGCAAGATGCGAGGTCGTTGCGTCCAGGTGATCGCGTCCGCGGATTCGTACACCGCAAGCCCTTCATGGGGATCGGTTAGCATCCAGTAGCGATCTCGCCAGCGAAACACATAAGGGGCTTCCTGGTAGCCGAAGCCGCGCTGCCGGGCTGGGGCGTTCACGTCGCCGGGGCATTTGCCTTGCGGAGTCCATTCGCTCAGGTCGGTGCTGGTGGCCCATTGAATGCCACCCCCCTTCCCGACGCGATAGTACGCGCGATACTCGTCGCCGATTCGCAGCAGCGAGGCGTCGATCGGATCGGGCTGGTTAAAGTTGGGGACATTAACAAGCTTCCAGCCATCGAGCGGTTGAGTGGCAGAGGTCACGTAGTGCCGAATGACTCCTTTACCTCCCCAGGGAGGAATGGCGTTTTCTTTGTAAGTGACAAACATGTGCAGCGAGTCGCCATGGCTGATGATGCCCGGCGCCCAAAAGGTGGTCGACATGTCGGGCTTGCCTGGCACTGCGTCGAACGACACGTAGCCGCGAAACGTCCAGTGCACAAGATCGGGCGACGAAACCGCACCGATCGGCGTGCCCACGTAGATCGCTATGTCGCGCGTGGCTCGACGTGCGGTGTAGTAGATCCACCACTCCTGGCTGCTGTTGTTCCAAACTATTTCGGGATCACATGATCCGTTGTAGTGGGGATCGGTAAATAGCGGTTTGCTAGGACTGTCGGCCGCGGAGAGTGCTGGTTCGTCGGCTATGCAGGGACAGCAACACACACACGCGACCATGCATAACGCCAAGCAAAAACTGTGAGAATAAGTCATCTCAAGTCGTCGTGTGATGTGGGTCCAAGCTAACGTAAGCGGATTTTGGCAACAGCCGCCCGCTTACAAAAGAGTATAGGTTAAAAAGTTTGCGGAACTCGGCGCGCAAGTTCCTCGATGGCCACCAGATCCTTGGAGTACCAAGGAAATAGGAGACAAAAAAGGGTGTAATTGAGCCGTGCGATCGGCACGTGTTCTTGGTTCTCGTGTAACCCTCTTGTGATGAGCAAAAACTACTCAACCAACAAGGGGAACCGCCGGAGAGAATCAAAAATCACCGATTCGCAAAGCCCAGGTGGGTATAGTATATTGTTTCTTGGCTGGCAAAATCTTTACGTAAATCTCTGTAGAAGGCGGCAATTCGTCAGCTTTTTTGGTTCTCCTTCGCAGGCGATGCTTGGATTCTTCCATGGATTACTCAGGCTGTGCGATACCATTGCCTGAGCACAGATCATAGTTAGGCACTTCGATGAATGCGTTCCGATGTCGTGCAATCAGTGTTTGCGCAGCGATAGTCGTTGGTTGTTGTTGGATTACTGAAGTAGCGAGTCGTGCAGGTGCGGCCGAACGCCCGAATATCATTCTAATGATGGTAGACGACATGGGATTTTCCGATCTCGGTTGCTACGGCAGTGAGATCGACACACCAAACATTAATCGCTTGGCTGCTGGTGGCGTCCGGTTTGCTCAGTTCTATAACACGGCTCGTTGCTGTCCTACTCGCGCTACGTTGATGACCGGCATGCATCCTCATCAGACGGGCATCGGTCATATGACCAACTCACCGACGCACGTGAACGATGACTCGGTTCCAGCTTATCAGGGATACTTGAATCGCAACTGCGTTACGATCGCTGAGGTGCTGCGCGAGAGTGGCTACGCCACACTGATGGCAGGCAAGTGGCATCTTGGTTTCCACGATCAGAAGCTCTGGCCCTTGCAACGTGGGTACGACAAGTACTTTGGTTGCATTCCCGGCGCGACTCGCTATTTCTTCCCCACGCATCCACGCGGTATGACGTTCGGCAACGAGGCCATCGCGAAACCCGAAAGCACGACCGACGAAGCGTTCTATACCACCGATGCCTTCACTGACTACGCGATTCGCTTTATCGACGAGCACCAGCAAGCACAGAGCGAAAAGCCTTTCTTTCTGTACTTGGCTTACACTGCTCCGCATTGGCCGCTCCAGGCATTCGAGGACGACATTGCCAAGTATCGGGGTAAGTACAAGATGGGGTGGGATGAACTACGCAAGCAGCGCTACCAACGCCAGATCGAACTAGGCTTGATCGACTCGCAGTGGGAACTCTCACCTCGCCCCGAGTCGGTTCCCGCCTGGGATTCTCTGAAACCGGCTAAGCAGGACGAGATGGAATTGAAGATGGCGATCTATGCTGCGGTGATTGATCGCATCGATCAAAATGTCGGCAAGCTTGAAAAGTACCTGACTGAGCATGATCTGCTGGATAACACGTTAATCGTCTTTCTTTCCGACAATGGAGCATGTGCCGAAGGTGGCATCCTCGGACGCGGTGAGTTCTACGATGTCGAGAAACGCAATCAGCAAAACGATAACTCCTATGGCGAAGCATGGGCGAATGCCAGTTGCACTCCGTTCCGGCTTTACAAGCATTTTGCCCACGAAGGGGGAACCTCGTCTCCGTTCTTCATGCATTGGCCGAACGGCGTAAAGCAGCAGGCCGACTGGTATCAAAGCCCCGCCCAGCTGATCGACATCATGCCAACGTTGATCGACGTCGCAGGTGCAACCTATCCGACGACCTACCAGGGGAACGATATCTTGCCAGGCGATGGTGTTTCGCTGCGTAGCGCGTTTACCGGAGAGGCCCTCGGCCGCGAGAATCCGATCTTCATTGAGCACGAGCACAACGCATTCATTCGCGATGGAAAATGGAAGCTCGTGGGGCGAAACGTTGCCAAGCCTCGCCGGATCGATGCGGCGCAGTGGGAGCTTTACGACCTCGAAGTCGATCGTACCGAATTGCATAACCTGGCGGCCGACATGCCCGAGAAGGTGAAGGAGATGGCCGCCAAGTGGAAGGCGTGGTCGAAAGAAGCGAAGGTGTATCCTAAGCCGTAGCTTCGGCGAAGCGTTACGGTTGTTGCACGATGAACTCCGGAATGGTGCGCTGCGCCATCTCACGTAGCGCGGGAACTACGCTGGAGGGAATCGAGCGGTAAGGCCACCTCATGTTGGGGCCAATGTCGCACCATCCCCCTACTTGAGTCAGCAATCGGTCGCAAGCCGCATTGCAGAAACGCTGTTCGGTAATGAAGGGTTCGATCGACTCTCGCATAAAGCGGCGGATGCGTTCTTCCACCTCAAGGGCAGCCGGCAGGTTGTTGAGCATTTGATCGTACCAACGCTGCGCTGCCGCAGGATTCAAGCATGCGACGTTTGAGTACGCGCCATGCGCGCCTTGCGATATTCCAGTAGCAAGCGTATGCCCGGCGACAAAAACGCTTAGCCGCTCGAACAGCGGTTGCATCTTGGTGTACCACTCGGCATCCCCACCGGCGACCTTAATACCAACCAGTTGTGGTACTTCGTGGGCCAGCCGAGCAAGCTCGTCGACCGACAGCACGACTTTGGAGTGTGGTGGGTTGTACAGCACGAGCCCCACGCCTGCGGAATCATCGGCAATGCGTTGGAGAAACACGATCGCTTCGTCGATGGTCACCGGAAACCAATCGGGCAAGATGACCTGGATGGCCGAGGGACGCAGGAACGTGGCAAGGCGAACGCGTTGCCGACTGATTATGGCCGACGTATGGCTGGCGCCGATTTGAAATGGCATGCCAGCCGACTCACATTTGTCAGCTAGAAGCTTTCCAATCGTGGCGAACTCCTCCTCGGTCTGCGCATGAAACTCGCCTGCGGTGCCATTGCAATAGATACCATCGACTCCAGCGGCGATGAGCAGGTCGATCTCGACCGCGATGCGTCCCAGGTCTAGTGACTCATCGGCGTTCCAACTGGCCAGCAAGGTTGCCCAGTTGCCGCGTATCTCACGGCTTGAGAGTGGCTTCATGGTTGGTTTTCCAGCCATTCGATCGTGAAGGTCGCCAGCGTTAGTTTCTTGTAATCGTCCTTTTCGTAAAGCAGACCGACTTGGTGATTCGGCAACACCACTAGACAAGAGTACGCTGCACCACCGGCGTAGATCTCTCGCGAAACCGGCCAGGTTGTTCCTTCGTCGTAACTGAGCCAAATAGTCATGTGAGAACGCTTGGTGCCTTGAGGGCTCGCAAACAAAATGCGACTCTTGCTACCAAGTTGCTCATCGTCGGGCCACGAGTAGCGAATGACCGTCGCCTGGCACACGGGCGTATCGAGAGTCTCGTCGAGATAGAGTGAGTCCCATTTGCTGCCGCCGGTGTCGCTCGCGGCCACGGCCCGGCGGTTCTTTCCGTGATACGACCGCATGAATTGCAGGATGGAACCATCCGCCTGCTCGACGACGGCCGATTCGTTCGTGCGATCTTCGTGCACGCCGCCCAGTTGCCATGTGTCACCATGGTCGTCCGACCAAAACACATGACTTCGGTAAGGGTGTGCTTTGGGATTCGAGTGATCCGAATGGTTCGCTGGAATCAATAGCCGCCCTGCGTGCGGCCCGTGAACGAGTTGAATCCCATTGCCGGGCCCCGTGGCGTACCATCGCCAGTGCGGTTGGCGAACCGACTCGCTAATCTTTTTTGGCGTCGACCAGGTGAGTCCGTCGTCCTCCGATTTCAGCATGTACACATGACGCACGTCTTCGCTCGTGCCCGCCATGATTTGGCTCTCGTGATCTGATCCGAGGTTCCAAGTACAAGCGAGCCAAATGACGCCGGTTTCTTGGTCGACCACCGGGGCTGGGTTACCACAGGTATTGCTGCCATCGTTCCAAACTACGACAGGCTCCGACCAGGTTAGCCCCTGATCGGTCGAGCGACTGCAAAGCAGGTCGATATCGCCAGCGTCGCCCCGCCCTTCTTTCCTACCCTCGCAAAAAGCGAGCAGCGTGTCTTCGGTGGTCGCGACGATCGCGGGAATGCGGTAGGTGTGGTAGGCACCTTGTCCCGATACGAACACGTCGACTTCGTGAACCGTCGAGTTTTCTGTAGTCGAGCCTGATGCATCGGCTGCATCCGCGGGACGGAAGGCAGTTGCACACATAATCAACGCTAGGACGAGTTGGAAGCAGTGGAAACGTGTCGGCGACATGCGAATCTCCCGAGATAAGAAGGCAGAGAGCAAATTGGCCCGGTTCGATGTGGTTTCTACGAGATCTTCCCCAGTCCGAGGTGTCATCTTAGAGCACGTGGGGCCAGCCTGAAGGCTAGTGAGCTGCAATAGTGTCTGGAAAACAGGTGTTTAAAACATTTCTGAAAGCGTAGAAATAATACTTGACCTAAGGCAATATAATAGTATCATGCGGGCAACGACTCAAGTCGCTGGCGGTATTTCTTGTCTTTTCAGTTGTAGGGTCATGGCTAAGCGAGCGGTTTCTATTACTCCGCAAATTGCTGATTTGGCGGAGTTGCTGATCGAGGATATCAAGTCCAGGCAATTGCAGCCGGGCGATCGCTATTTCTCTACGGCCGAAGCTTCTGAGTTTTTGACGGTCAGTACGAGTGCCGCTAATCGTGCGTTGCAACTGCTCGCGCGGCGACAGATTATCTCGCGACAACAGCGACGTGGTGCATTTATACTCACTACTCCAGATACAACCGAACACTTGTTGCTGCACCGCGTGCATTTTCTCGTTCACCCACTCTATTTACGGACAGAAGGGGTTGGCAACGATCACATCCTGTTGGGGATGCAAAGCGAATTGCCGGGAGTTCACGTTCAGATCAGCTTCCTGCCTCAGGGGGATGAAGTGGGTCTGGTGCAGCAACTTATAAGCCAGGCGTTAGGGGCTGACACTACCGACGGTTTTGTATTGGTGCGGGCGAGTTGCGAGACGCAGCGGCTCGTCTCAGGATCGGGTTTGCCTGCGGTGGTTCACGGATCGGTGTATCCCGGAATTCGTGGTCTGGCCCGACTCGATCGCGATATGTGGGATACGGGCAAAATACTCACGAACTGGCTCCTCGAACAAGGTCATAAACGATTTGCGTATTTTGTCCGCCAAATCATCTACCCGGGCGATCATTCCACGCTCGACGCAATTTCCGCTGAGCTTGCGGGCGAAGGGTTTACCACCGATCGCCTGACCATGCGTGGATTGCCATCGGATATTCACGCATCGATCGCCGAAATTAAGACCGTACTCGACACGCCCGATCCACCGACGGCGATCATCTGCCGTACGCGTCGCATGGCGGAAGCGGTAGACGAAGCGATCAAACAGCTTGGATTGGAGCGAGGGAAGTTCGACATCACCTTTTGCGATTACTTCGCCCGCGACAAAGAAGAGGAGCGTTACGCGTTTGCGAAGCCGGTTGCCTCGGATGAGGAAATCGGTCACCACTTGGCCAAACTGCTGTTAGCTCAGACTCAAAACAGCATTGAAGAACCAGAATGTGTGGAAGTGCCAGTGGTGCTACAAGTACCGGGAC containing:
- a CDS encoding GntR family transcriptional regulator; translated protein: MAKRAVSITPQIADLAELLIEDIKSRQLQPGDRYFSTAEASEFLTVSTSAANRALQLLARRQIISRQQRRGAFILTTPDTTEHLLLHRVHFLVHPLYLRTEGVGNDHILLGMQSELPGVHVQISFLPQGDEVGLVQQLISQALGADTTDGFVLVRASCETQRLVSGSGLPAVVHGSVYPGIRGLARLDRDMWDTGKILTNWLLEQGHKRFAYFVRQIIYPGDHSTLDAISAELAGEGFTTDRLTMRGLPSDIHASIAEIKTVLDTPDPPTAIICRTRRMAEAVDEAIKQLGLERGKFDITFCDYFARDKEEERYAFAKPVASDEEIGHHLAKLLLAQTQNSIEEPECVEVPVVLQVPGRLGS
- a CDS encoding sulfatase-like hydrolase/transferase translates to MFLVVLAVLMPRVLSAAETTPPNIVLVFIDDMGWSDLSCFGGEGPTTENIDQLAAEGIRFNHFYVNSPICSPSRVAITTGQYPQRWQITSYLDNRQSNDNRKVAQWLDPKAPILARELHQAGYATGHFGKWHMGGQRDVDDAPPITDYGFDQSLTNFEGMGPKLLPLAMTPEWPEPRKIWEGAVRLGGPPVWKLRSQITGGFVQTAISFIDESQRRGVPFYVNVWPDDVHSPFFPPVEDWADTKPGLYQAVLDNMDRQLGPLFERIRSDEQLRNNTLIVFCSDNGPEFGAGTCKPLRGAKTWLYEGGVRSPLIVWGPGLINTDRVGQINKQSMFSAIDLNRSLYQIAGINPPADTQLDGEPLADTLLGKSNQSRQAPIFWRRPPDRPGFSQGFQEDNPDLSVRSGKWKFYVNYDGSLPQLYNMDNDESETTDLASGYPDVAQSLQKAAMDWNATLPQDAGADQPTRTE
- a CDS encoding sialidase family protein codes for the protein MSPTRFHCFQLVLALIMCATAFRPADAADASGSTTENSTVHEVDVFVSGQGAYHTYRIPAIVATTEDTLLAFCEGRKEGRGDAGDIDLLCSRSTDQGLTWSEPVVVWNDGSNTCGNPAPVVDQETGVIWLACTWNLGSDHESQIMAGTSEDVRHVYMLKSEDDGLTWSTPKKISESVRQPHWRWYATGPGNGIQLVHGPHAGRLLIPANHSDHSNPKAHPYRSHVFWSDDHGDTWQLGGVHEDRTNESAVVEQADGSILQFMRSYHGKNRRAVAASDTGGSKWDSLYLDETLDTPVCQATVIRYSWPDDEQLGSKSRILFASPQGTKRSHMTIWLSYDEGTTWPVSREIYAGGAAYSCLVVLPNHQVGLLYEKDDYKKLTLATFTIEWLENQP
- a CDS encoding family 43 glycosylhydrolase yields the protein MTYSHSFCLALCMVACVCCCPCIADEPALSAADSPSKPLFTDPHYNGSCDPEIVWNNSSQEWWIYYTARRATRDIAIYVGTPIGAVSSPDLVHWTFRGYVSFDAVPGKPDMSTTFWAPGIISHGDSLHMFVTYKENAIPPWGGKGVIRHYVTSATQPLDGWKLVNVPNFNQPDPIDASLLRIGDEYRAYYRVGKGGGIQWATSTDLSEWTPQGKCPGDVNAPARQRGFGYQEAPYVFRWRDRYWMLTDPHEGLAVYESADAITWTQRPRILLEPGTGLQDNSRARHPSVAVVGERAFVFYHTEPNRPYPTPPPEERTPHQKISYLQMAELSLEQGQLTCDRDIAIDLTSLARP
- a CDS encoding glycoside hydrolase family 2 protein, with the translated sequence MAPANAQEANEREVKKPFASELITKWGEEVTAENAWTEYPRPQLERSNWQNLNGKWDYAVRLETRKNAPKKWDGEILVPYCLESRLGGVQRLLTPKDALWYHRTFTATPVENERTLLNFEAVDYECEVFVNGSSVGTHKGGNTPFAFDITDEVKAGENELIVRVEDNTQEYQLRGKQVFNAGGIWYTRVSGIWQTVWLEQVPASYIEKLKIATDAENGSITVRPTLKGAAEGAKVKVVVKDGEQVVAEQMSDQDSIELTIENAKLWSPDSPHLYTLEVSTLAADGSSADSVKSYAGIRTVGKVTDKDGNLRFTLNGKTIFHFGPLDQGWWPDGLLTPPSDEAMASDIEYLKAAGFNMIRKHIKVEPRRYYYHCDKLGIMLWQDQVSAGKGPAWTRLAPNPEDAQWPDSAHEQYMVELERMIDTLENHPSIVVWVPFNEAWGQHRTMEVGKWTVERDPSRLVNIASGGNFWPVGDVVDAHQYPHPGFPFERGEGGRFDGFIKVVGEFGGHGYPIKEHLWNPETRNWGYGDLPQTKEEYKQRYETSIERLNSLRLQGIAAGVYTQTTDVEGEINGLMTYDRKVIKLPAEDLAKLHQPLYEVPADEK
- a CDS encoding arylsulfatase, with amino-acid sequence MNAFRCRAISVCAAIVVGCCWITEVASRAGAAERPNIILMMVDDMGFSDLGCYGSEIDTPNINRLAAGGVRFAQFYNTARCCPTRATLMTGMHPHQTGIGHMTNSPTHVNDDSVPAYQGYLNRNCVTIAEVLRESGYATLMAGKWHLGFHDQKLWPLQRGYDKYFGCIPGATRYFFPTHPRGMTFGNEAIAKPESTTDEAFYTTDAFTDYAIRFIDEHQQAQSEKPFFLYLAYTAPHWPLQAFEDDIAKYRGKYKMGWDELRKQRYQRQIELGLIDSQWELSPRPESVPAWDSLKPAKQDEMELKMAIYAAVIDRIDQNVGKLEKYLTEHDLLDNTLIVFLSDNGACAEGGILGRGEFYDVEKRNQQNDNSYGEAWANASCTPFRLYKHFAHEGGTSSPFFMHWPNGVKQQADWYQSPAQLIDIMPTLIDVAGATYPTTYQGNDILPGDGVSLRSAFTGEALGRENPIFIEHEHNAFIRDGKWKLVGRNVAKPRRIDAAQWELYDLEVDRTELHNLAADMPEKVKEMAAKWKAWSKEAKVYPKP
- a CDS encoding dihydrodipicolinate synthase family protein, with amino-acid sequence MKPLSSREIRGNWATLLASWNADESLDLGRIAVEIDLLIAAGVDGIYCNGTAGEFHAQTEEEFATIGKLLADKCESAGMPFQIGASHTSAIISRQRVRLATFLRPSAIQVILPDWFPVTIDEAIVFLQRIADDSAGVGLVLYNPPHSKVVLSVDELARLAHEVPQLVGIKVAGGDAEWYTKMQPLFERLSVFVAGHTLATGISQGAHGAYSNVACLNPAAAQRWYDQMLNNLPAALEVEERIRRFMRESIEPFITEQRFCNAACDRLLTQVGGWCDIGPNMRWPYRSIPSSVVPALREMAQRTIPEFIVQQP